Below is a genomic region from Flammeovirgaceae bacterium SG7u.111.
CGGAGCCGGTTGCCAGTTATAGGTCTCCGTCACCATGTTTACGTGCATAGGACGGTCGAATGGCTTATCGGAAATCTCTTTGGTAACTTTCACCATTTCAAAAAACTCATTATCGGCATAAAACTCCACCTCTTCCGGACTTTTCCACCAAGCTCCATAGGTATGGTATTCGTCTGACACCTCAGAATTCAGGAAAGTCCCAGCTCCTTTCGAGAAAAAGGTTTCTTTCTTTTCTCCGCATTTTATATACCTGTAATGCGTATTGCTATTCATTCCGTTGCGAAATTTTTGATGAACAGTTCCGCCACCAATGCACTCTTGAATATCTAACTCTTGGCTATACTTATCATTTGCACAATCTCCTTTTTCTGTAAAAAGCACTTTATCGTTCGACATCCAAAATGTGGTAGACATCGCAATTTTTGAAGCTTTGGCGCGGCATTCATAATAGCCAAAATGCGCCTCGGAAGATTTAGAAACAATTCCACCTCCATACATAGTGTATTTCCCTTTGGGTTTATCTAGCACTCCACTTTTGATTTCCAAATTGCCATTTTTCATTGATAATGCTTTAGGTTCGAAGCGGGCTGGCGCACGCCCTTCCCAACCTGGATAATGGTCGAACCATTTGTTCTGATCCAGTTTTGTTCCATTAAATTCATCTGAAAAAGCAGCTTGCAACACCCACCTAAAACCAACTGGCGGTTCTGGAGGATCGGCATGTAAAAGAGTGCTGAGTGAGATCAATACTACGGTAAGTAATGCTTTCTTGAGTTGTGAAGTCGGATACATTTTCATTTACGTTTTGATTAATAAAAAACATGCGGAAGCATTCCTGCCTCTGCTCAAGTAAATGTAATTCCGATTGAGCAAAAGGAAAACACAACCGATTGCGCAAATAGATTCTCCTCCCCAACCAATACAAAGCTCGATTTAAAACGTTTAACTAACTTTTCTTGAGCTTACTTACTATAGTTGTAGTGGAAAACACTTTTTCACATACTTTATACAATGGATTTGAAAAGACTATTTTTTATTTCATTCGCATGTTTAGCGCTCACTTGCTGTAAGACAGAGCAAGATAACACCCCTCGAATTACCGAAGATTTTAATTTCGATTGGAAATTCCACTTGGGCGATGTAGAAAGCTCCCAATCTGCCGATTTCCCAGACAACGAATGGACTGATGTACGCCTACCTCACGACTGGAGCATTGAAGTGGGATACCAACAAGAAAATACTGCTGCCAGTACTGGGTTTGTACCCGGAGGCATTGGTTGGTACCGAAAGAAATTCAAGCTATTCCCATCCGACGAAGGTAAAATAGTGAGCGTGATGTTTGATGGAGTGTACAACAACTCCAGCGTATGGATCAACGGTCATTTGCTGGGCACTCGACCTTATGGCTACAGCACATTTAGCTATGACCTCACCGATCATTTGGTATTTGATGGCACTGATAACGTGATAGCGGTAAAGGTTGACAGAACTACGTACGTGGACTCACGTTGGTACAGCGGATCGGGGATTTACCGAAAGGTGCAACTTATAAAAACTGCTCCCCTCCATGTTGCGCAATGGGGCGTGCAAATCACCACCCCTTCCGTTTCAGAGCAACTTGCCGAGGTAAATATCAAAACAAAACTCCAAAATGATGGGGCAGAAGATTTAGAAGAAATCGTATTGAATTATACCATTTCAGGTCCTAATGGGATGGTGGTTGCGCAAGCCCAACAAGCGGTAGCAAGTAGTGATTTAAAGGATAACAACACCAAGGTACAAATAGCTAAACCAAAGCTTTGGTCGATAGACACCCCTAGTCTTTACACACTCCATGTGAAGGTATTGCAAAAAGGGAATTTGGTGGATGAAACAAGTGAACGCTTTGGTATTCGTACTTTTAACTTCGATGCGGATAAAGGTTTTTCCTTGAATGGGGAATGGATGAAGATCAAAGGCGTGAATTTACACCACGATGCAGGCGCAGTTGGCGCTGCCGTTCCCAAAGGTATTTGGGTGTATAGAATAGAGAAATTAAAATCGATAGGTGTCAATGCAGTGCGTTTATCTCATAACCCACATGCCGTTGAGCTTATGGAAGTTTGCGACGAAATGGGCATGCTCGTAATGGCCGAAGCTTTTGATGAGTGGAGCAATCCTAAAGGAAAAAGCTTGGTTTATGTGGGCGATAATGCAGCACCAAAAGAAGCAGCCAGAGCCTATCCAGAAGTATTTAACAAATGGGCTGAAAAGGATTTGAAGGACTTGATATTGAGAGATTTTAACCACCCTTCTGTCATTATGTGGAGTATTGGAAATGAAATAGAATGGACATTTCCCTACTATGCAAAAACGTATACTGACGTAAATGGCAAAAGAGAGTACTATGCTTATTCACCCAATTACGACTCTCTTACAATTAAAACTGCATTTGATAAAAATACAGGAGGAGTCGATTCCTTAGCTTTAACTTCCAAACGCTTAGCCGATTGGGTAAAGGAAATGGATACAAGCCGCCCTGTAACTGCAGGAAGCGTTCACCCTTCTATTGCGCTAGCAAGTGGTTATGCACAAACTTTGGATGTTTTAGGTTTTAATTACCGTGCCATCGAATACGATGCTGCTCACGAGGCATATCCTGACCTAAAAATACTGGGTTCGGAAAACTGGGGGGCATATTCGGAATGGAAAAACTGTTTAGAGCGCGACTTTGTAGCAGGGATTTTTGCTTGGACAGGGTTCGCCTACCTTGGTGAAGCTGGTCCTTGGCCTCGCAAAGGGTTAGAAATTTCTTTCTTCGACTATGCCGGCTTCAAAACCCCAAGAGGACATTTCTTCGAATGCCTTTGGATAGATACACCGAAAGTATATACTGTAACCACTCCTACAGAGGAGTCAGAATATTCTTACACAAAAGACGATGATTGGAAGTTTGACATAAACTACTACAAACCTCCTTATTGGGCTCAATTGCGCCATTGGGAATGGTACAAGGTTTACCCCAAATGGAAATATACCGATAATGAACCTATTGTCGTACAAACCTACACCAATTGTGAAGAAGCAGAACTCTTCTTAAATGGCAGTTCGTTGGGCAAACAAAAACGTTCTGACTTCGGAGAGGATAACATCATCAAATGGTTAGTCCCCTACAGCGCAGGCGAATTGAAAGTAGTGGGGTACAATGGCGGTGAAAAAGCTACCGAATACTCTTTGAATACCAATGGAAAAGTTGCCAAAATTATTTTAAACACTAGCAAATCTACATTGAATGCAGATGGATATGAAGTAGCGGTGGTAACAGCCGAACTACTTGATGAAAATGGTATTTTGGTAACCGATGCAGATCAAGAAATAGCATTTGATATTACAGGTGAAATAAACAACATTGGTGTAGACAATGGCTGGGAGCGTTATGTCGGTTCTCATAAATCAACTACAATCAAGACCCACCAAGGAAAAGCAATTGTGATACTTCAAGCTACTAAAAAGCAAGGAACAGTAAGTATTAGCGCAACAAGTGAAGGCGCTTCGTCTGAAGCCTTATCTATTCTTGTGAAGTAAGATTGAAATTCCCTATCTTCATACAGAAGCAGTTTGGCTCGATATAAAGAGTTCAAATGCTTCTGCTTTTCTATGAAAAACCTATCTCCAATGCGCTATTATTCTCTAGTACTCGCTTTATTTCTATTTGCCACATTAAGCTGCCAATCTCAAACAGAAGAAATGCAAGAGTCTGAATGGAAAGGCTTCAAGCGCCTTGACTTTTCTCTAGATAAACGAGATGTACGATTGATCATTCCACCCAAACCTCTCAATGAAAAGCCTTGGGTTTGGCGAGCCCGTTTCCCTGATTATCACTCCGAATTAGATAGTCTCTTGGTTTCAGAAGGTTTCCATATTGCCTATATCAATACCGACAACCAGTTTGGAAGCCCAAAAGCAGGAGAGGTTTGGAATACTTTTTATGAGTATATGACCACTACTTATCAACTCCAAAAAAAGGTAGTACTTTCCTGCCATAGCAGAGGTGGTCTTTTCGTCTACAATTGGGCAAAGAAAAACCCTGAAAAAATAGCCTGCATTTATGCCGATGCACCTGTTTGTGATTTTAAAAGCTGGCCTGCAGGCTTTGGCAATAGTAAAGGTAGTAGAAACGATTGGCGGACCTTAAAAGCTGAATATGGATTTGGGTCGGATGAAGAAACTAAAGCTTTTGCCGATAACCCAATAGATAATCTTGAAGCTTTGGCAGCAGCAAAAGTGCCCATTTTGCATACTGTGGGCTTGCAAGACAAAGTTGTCCCTCCTGAAGAGAACAGTTTTTTATTGGTCAATAAATACATCCGTCTGGGTGGTTCGGCAATGGTAAGCCCTTGCACAGAAGGCGAGCAGAAATCGGAAGGTCACCATTACCCTATCGAGAATCCTAGGTTGATTGCTGATTTCATAAAATATCATGCAATAAAATATACTCATGCCCCCTGAATTCATCCTGATTTTAGCTTTATAAACGAACCAGTACAAAAAACCTTCATCCGAATGCAAAAGGCAACAAAAAAGCCCTGAATTTCTTCAGGGCTTTCGATATAAACTTCTCTTTTAAGAGACTTAGTTGCTCATTGTAATCTCTAGTGCTAAACCTCTAAGTTCGTGAACCAATACATTGAACGATTCAGGAATATTTGGTTTAGGTAAGTTCTCACCTTTCACAATAGCCTCGTAAGCTTTTGCCCTACCTACTACGTCATCCGACTTGATAGTCAAAATCTCTTGCAGTACGTTGGCAGCACCAAATGCTTCGAGTGCCCACACTTCCATCTCTCCAAAACGCTGACCACCAAATTGTGCTTTACCACCAAGAGGTTGTTGCGTAATAAGCGAGTATGGTCCGATTGAACGGGCGTGCATCTTATCATCTACCAAGTGACCTAGTTTCAGCATGTAAATCACACCTACGGTTACTGGCTGGTCAAATCTGTTTCCAGAAAGACCATCGGTAAGATACGCTCTACCAAATGCTGGCAAACCTGCTTCTTCAAGCTCTTTGCTCACCTCTTCTTCAGTAGCTCCGTCAAAGATTGGAGTAGCATATTTTTTACCCATTTTCAAACCAGCCCATCCAAGAATAGTCTCATAGATCTGACCGATGTTCATCCTTGAAGGTACACCAAGTGGGTTCAATACAATATCTACTGGGGTTCCATCATCAAGAAATGGCATATCCTCATCCCTTACTATTCTGGCTACAACCCCTTTGTTACCATGACGACCCGCCATTTTATCACCTACTCTCAACTTACGTTTCTTAGCGATGTAAACTTTGGCCAATCTTACGATACCTGCAGGAAGTTCGTCTCCAACTTCTAGAGTAAACCTATCACGTTTGAAGAAACCAGTAATTTCATTACGTTTCTTGATATAGTTTTTCACCATATCAGAAATCAAATTATTTACCCTTTCATCTTCTGTCCAGTTGTCAAGCAACACATCAGCGATGAGGTTAGACTCAGCATCTACTGCAAAGTTACTTTCATCTCTGTATGGGTTCTCCTCTGGGAAGAGGTTCGCTCTAATATTAGCTTCGTTGAACTTCACACCTTTACTGATGATCTCTTCACCAAACTTATGCCTTACCCCTAAAGAAGTATGACCTTCTAGCAAGGTTACCAGTTTTCTGACCATCTTCTCTTTCACAGCGGTCAAATCTCTGCTAAATTTCGCTTTTAGGTTTTCAACCTCTTTCTTAGAGCGAGCTCTTAAATCTTTATCTTTCTTAGGTCTTGAGAAAAGCTTGGTGTCAATTACCACACCTCTTAGTGACGGAGAAGCTTTCATTGAAGCATCTTTCACATCACCAGCTTTATCACCAAAGATTGCACGAAGAAGTTTTTCCTCAGGAGTAGGATCACTTTCTCCTTTAGGAGTAATCTTACCAATTAGGATATCTCCTTCTTTCACCTCAGCACCTACACGGATAATACCGTTTTCGTCAAGGTTTCTTACAGCTTCCTCACTTACGTTAGGAATTTCAGAAGTAAGCTCCTCTTCTCCACGTTTAGTATCTCTAACTTCTAGTTCAAATTCATCAATATGAATTGAAGTAAAGATATCGTCTCTAACTACTTTCTCTGAGATTACAATAGCATCCTCAAAGTTGTACCCTTGCCACGGCATAAATGCAACCATCATGTTGCGACCAAGTGCAAGCTCACCTTTTTCAGTAGCGTAGCCATCACAAAGAACTTGTCCTTTCTTCACTTTGTCACCTCTAACTACTAGTGGCTTCAAGTTAACACAAGTATCTTGGTTGGTTCTTCTAAATTTAGTAAGTGGATGAGCCACTACTTCGTCATCGAAGCTAGCCAATTGCTGATCATCAGAAAGGTCGTATTTGATCTTGATAACTGTAGAGTCAACAAAATCAACTACACCATCTTCTTTTGCTCTTAGTACAGATCTAGAATCGGTAGCAACTCTACCTTCTAAGCCAGTACCTACTATAGGAGCCTGAGCTCTCAACAATGGAACTGCTTGACGCTGCATGTTCGATCCCATCAAGGCACGGTTAGCATCATCATGTTCCAAGAAAGGAATCATAGATGCCGCAACCGATACAATTTGATTAGGAGCAACATCCATATAAGAAACATCCTCAGGACCTTTCAATGGGAAGTCGCCTTCAAACCTGGTTTTTACAATGCTGTTCTCAAAATCACCTTTATCACTCAAAGGAGCATTTGCCTGAGCAATAAAGTGATCATCTTCCTCCTCAGCACTCAAATATTCTACCTGCTCCGTCATATCTACTTTACCATTACCTACCTTTCTATAAGGAGTTTCGATAAAGCCCATTGAGTTTACTTTCGCATAAACACAAAGAGAAGAGATAAGACAAATGTTTGGTCCTTCAGGAGTCTCAATCGTACACAAACGACCGTAGTGAGTGTAGTGAACATCACGCACCTCAAAACCAGCCCTTTCCCTAGAAAGCCCACCAGGACCTAGTGCAGAAACCCTACGCTTGTGAGTTACCTCGGCAAGCGGGTTGGTCTGATCCATGAACTGAGAAAGTTGGTTAGTACCGAAGAATGAGTTGATCACAGAAGAAAGTGTCCTAGCGTTGATCAAATCAACAGGTTTGAAATCTTCGTTATCTCTCACATTCATTCTCTCTTTGATAGTCCTTGCCATCCTTGCAAGACCAACACCAAATTGAGAATAAAGCTGCTCACCTACCGTTCTTACACGCCTGTTACTCAAGTGGTCAATATCATCGACTACCGCTTTTGAGTTGATAAGCGTGATGAGGTATTTAACGATGCTGATAATATCAACCTTGGTAAGTACTTTAGTTGAAATATCAGTATCAGAATTAAGTTTCTTATTGATTCTGTAGCGACCAACTTCACCCAAATCGTACCTCTTATCACTAAAGAAAAGGTTTTGGATGATATCACGAGCAGTTTGCTCATCAGGCGCTTCAGTGTTCCTAAGTTGCCTATAGATTTGCTCAACTGCCTCTTTTTCAGAGTTTGAGTTATCTTTTTGAAGCGTGTTGTAGATAATGGTGTAATCGGCGATGTTGATATCAGCCCTGTGAAGGATGATAGAAGAAACACCAGAATCCAATATCATGTCGATATCTTCTTCTGTAACTACCGAATCCCTTTCCATCAATACCTCGTTACGGTCGATAGAAACAACTTCGCCAGTATCTTCATCTACAAAGTCTTCAGTCCATGTCTTCAAAACCCTTGCAGCCAACCTACGGTCAACTACTTTTTTAAGGTTCTTCTTGTTGGCCTCTACTTCCTCAGAAAGACCGAAAAGATCAAGAATATCTTTGTCAGAACCCCAACCAATTGCCCTAAGCAATGTAGTTACAGGGAACTTTTTCTTACGGTCTATGTAAGCGTACATGACGTTGTTCACATCAGTAGCAAATTCAATCCAAGAACCTTTAAAAGGAATTACCCTAGCAGAATAAAGCTTTGTACCGTTAGTGTGCTTGCTTTGCGCAAAGAACACCCCTGGAGAACGGTGAAGCTGTGAAACGATAACCCTTTCGGCACCGTTGATCACGAACGAACCTTTCTCAGTCATGTATGGGATATTCCCCAAGAACACTTCTTGCTCTATAGTCTCAAAATCGTCGTTGTCCTCATCGTTGCAAGAAAGCCTCAACTTAGCTTTCAATGGAACAGAGTAGGTCAGACCACGATCTATCGACTCATCCACCGAATATTTAGGCGGATCGACAGTGTAATCGATGAATTCCAACACAAAATTCTCCCTCGAATCCGAAATAGGAAAGTTCTCTGCAAATACTTGGTAGAGTCCTTCTTTCATTCGCTTCTCAGGCGGTGTATCTAATTGGAAAAAATCCGTGAAAGATCTGAATTGCAGATCCAAAAAATCAGGATAGTCCAACACTTTTTTAATTGATGCAAAAGATTTCCTTCCGTCTGTAGTCACCAAGGTTTTATTATTTTTTGGTTTTAAGAAAATACGCTGTTACTCAATTCCGTACGACATACCGTGCCCTAGGACACGTGTTTTCGATAGGGAATTAACGTGCGAAATTAAACCTATTCCCACTAAAACACAAAGGAATATCTATATTTATTAAATAAAGGTTATTTCACACAAGAGCAATACAACAATTTTACATTGTTAAAAACACAACTAATACGCCGGTTCAAAAATTCGAAACAGTTTAGAACAGGTAGTGTTATGTTTATAGCAGATATAAAAAATGGCTTACAAACCCTCCTCCATGACACCAAGTACAAATGAGCAACTAATTATTTTTGTAAAAAACCCTCAAATGGGACATGTAAAAACCCGATTAGCTCTCGAAACTTCCCCCCCTATCGCACTTACATTATATAAGAGGTTATTAGCCTACACCCAAGAAGCTACTAAAGGACTGCCCTTCAAAAAATCAGTTTGGTACGACCAAAAAATAGACTACGAAGACCTTTGGTCAAACCAGTCATTTGAAAAGGCTGTACAACGTGGCGATGGGCTAGGCTCTCGAATGGCTGGTGCATTTTTATCTGCATTTACAGGAGGAGCAAAAAAGGTGGCGATCATCGGCAGTGATTGCCCGTACATAACCGAGGAAATTATAAAAGAGGCTTTTCATAGCCTAGACACTCACGACGCCGTAATTGGTCCAGCCTTGGATGGCGGGTATTATCTCATAGGCCTGAAAAAACCTTTTGAACAAGCGTTTCTGAACAAACCATGGAGTACGCCAAGCGTTTTGCAGCTCACAATTTCCGATTTCCAAGAAGCTGGGCTCTCCTATCATTTGCTAGAAGAGCTAAGCGACCTGGATACTTACGATGACCTGCAAAATTGTGATTGGCTATATAAGGAGTTTAAAGAAATAGTAAGCCGAGCTAACCCTCCACAGCTATGAGGGAAATTTCTACCTGCACATTTTTAGGCAAACAGCTTACCTCCACGGTTTCTCTAGCGGGGTATTTTCCGTCAAAATAAGATCCATATATTTCGTTTACAACAGCAAAGTTTGCCATATCGGCAAGGAAGATACTGCATTTCACTACGTTCTTAAAACCTAGCCCTGCTTCCTCTAAAATCAAGCCTAGATTTTTCATCACTTGGTGAGCTTCAGTTTCCACATCTTTGTTCATAAGTTTGCCAGTACTGCCATCTATGCAAATCTGGCCCGACACATACAAAGTACCATTCGCCATCACGGCCTGATTATAAGGGCCAATAGGCTGGCCTGCTTTAGGGGTATTTATTATGTTAGCCATCAGAATGTTGTTTTGATTTTTAAAATTGAGTTTGAATTGGGGAAATTAGAGAAAATCCTTGAAAACTTTACAGATATCATCCAAACCGTTCTTAAAATATTCCGTATATTGAACCATGCTCAAGAAAGCCCGTAACATTTATAAACAAGGGGATTGAAGCGTATTAATTGAATTTTAATTGTAAAACTATAAACCAAATGTATTATGGACAATGGTAATAATATTGGGACTTTTTTTGTGGGCGTCCTACTTGGCGCAACAGTAGGAGCTGCTACCGCACTTCTTATGGCACCCGACAAAGGAAAAAGAACCAGAAAGAAAATCAACAGAAAACTAAGAGACTTGAATGACGACCTCCAAGAGCTTGTAGACAAAGGAAAAGATTCTTTTGACCACATCACCGAGGATGTGGAAAGCAACCTCAATACCATTGCCAAACGGGGCAAAAGACTGGTTCAAAAGTAATTTGAAAAAGGGGATGGCTTACACCATCCCCCTTTTTGTTTGCCCACTGCCCTGTTTATATTTTCAACTTCAGCCCATCATAGGCAAGGTTGATATGCTCTGGCAATGATTTGCACATCTCTTCATGAAAGCCCATCCGGTAGCTTATATGCGTAAAAAAGGCTTTTTCAGGCTGTATTTGCTCCACTATTGCCAATGCCTCATCGAGAGTGAGGTGTGAAATATGGGACTGAGGCTGCAACGCATTCAGCACTAATACTTTTGTCCCTTTTATCTTCTCCATCTCCTTTTCGCTTATCGTTTTCGCATCAGTGATGTAGGTAAAATCTTTGATTCGGAAACCTAGTACTGGCAGCTTGTAGTGCATCACCTCAATAGGCGTCACTTTGGTCTCTCCCACATAAAACTCCTCCTCGGCTGAAATCTCCTTGATATTTACCGAAGCAATCCCTGGATATTTATTTTCCGCAAACATGTAGGAATACTCCATTTTCAGGTGCTTTATCACCTCTTGGTTGGCAAAAACGGGAATATCATTTTTCTGCCTGAAATAAAACGGGCGGATATCGTCCAGCCCTGCCACATGATCTTTATGATGATGCGTAAACAAAACTGCATCTAATTTTTTTACATGCTCACGAAGCATTTGTTGGCGAAAATCCGGACCAGTGTCCACTACAATATTCTGTCCGTCCACTTCTATCATGATAGAAGAGCGCAGCCTTTTGTCCCTAAAATCTATCGATAAGCAAACTGGTTCTTCACAGCCAATAAACGGTACGCCTTGGGAGGTACCTGTCCCCAAAAAAGTCACCTTCAAAATATGAATAAGTTAAGTCTCCAACAATCAAAGCCCTTCAACCTCGCAGGTTTTCAGAACTTCTCGAAATTAGGTAAAAATCTCCAAATACAAACAGCCTGTGCGGCAGGAAGGTTTCTGGAAAGAGGAAATGGTGTCAATCCAAGAGTAAATTGTTTTTTACCTATGGGAGACAAGCCATCAAGTATCAAACTATTGGGCTATAATTGCTAATAAGACTTATATTGAACCTTAATGAATATAATCACAGAAGAGATTGAGCACGAATTGATAAAAGCAATGGATACTTTTGTGCTTACTGCTAGAATGCTTATCCAAAAACTTATAATAGAAACTTCTCAACCTGAGATTGAAAGGGTCAAAAGAGGAGAATATCACTTAATTGAAGATGCGGAATTATTGAATGGGAAAGACACATTAAATGACAGTTGGGATTTTTTTATTCATGGAGAGCATTGCCTTTTTGAAAATAGAGTAACAGGACAAAAAATTGAAGTCTCACTTGGAGATCACGAATTTATAGAAAATTTAGACCCGTATTTTTTCTATGATTTTCTAAGAACAACAGAGAGCCTACATCACTTAACCCAATATTTTGAGGATTCATTTAGTAGTGTACTCGATTTTTTTAATAGCCTTGTAAATAAAGGATGTATGGTACGTATCTATAAAAATGAGTATAGGAAAAATGACAAAAGATGAGTTCATAAATATTATTAGAGAAGGTTCGGTGGATAAAAAACATCAAGTAATTCAAGATGCTGACCCCACCTTTTTTGACGATACCTTGTTCAATATTCTTGTTTCACAACTTGAGAATGCAGATTATCGGGTACGATTCTCCGCTCTTTATTACCTTATTGATAAATTTTCAAAAGAGCTATCTGAGCCCACAGATGAACTTGCAAACCTTATGGTGAAATTGTTAAAAGATAAAGCCATTGTTATTGATAGAGCAGCATGGGCGCTAAGTATTATGGGAGAAATCGGTCTGAACAAACTGTTTAAAAATGCACACACAAAAGATTCAAAACTAAGAAGAAATGTAATTTGGGCAATTGGAAGAAATACTAACCTTAATTTGAAAAAGGAAAAAGCTATTCAAATATTAATGGAGGGCATTCAAGATAAAAATGAGGAGATTAGATTTACCTCCATGTGTTCTTTAATAGATATAAGTCCCTTAAGAAATGATGACTACTACATGATCAAAGGTTATGATTTTACTGAAGTTTACAAGAAGATGAAAGCAACCGCCAAATACTTCATGGAATCAGACAATGAATCGCATAGGGATTTTGGTAAAAGGTATTTTATTTGGATTGAAGAAGAAAAAAAATAGACCTATGCCTTTCTTTAAGAACATTTTCAGCTCCAAAAAGTCAAAAATGATTGATAAAAATAATAGGAATATAAAACTGAGTGACTCTTTCAGCTTAAAACCCTTTTCAATACTTGAAGCAGTAGAAAACCAGCACCTTAGTAAACAACAAGAAATTCGGGATATGGGGAATGGTTGGGTATGGCTTGATGTAAAAAATGTGAAGGTAAGAGGCAACTGTTTTATCTTCTCTTTATGCTTTCTGAATAAAGAGTTAGTTGAGCTATCATTCATAATTCAAGATAACCCATTCGAATTAAATCCTTCGTGGAATTCTTGGAATAAACAAGCCGAACAAAATAAACTGAAACACCATCAAAAATGGCTAAAAAAAGAGCTGGGCAATGAAAGAGATTTTCATTGGGGAAAAACATGGGTAAATTATGACTCTAAAGGAGGCTTTAGTTCAATTGGAATACGGTATAGTAAAAACTAAAATAGCCACCATATAAATCTAAATTCTCTCTAAAAAAACTCCTTGCCCCAACACCAAAAATCCAATACCTTTGGAACAAGGCTACACGCCCCTCTCAAGTCTTATTTTTTTGAAAGATCAAAAACACAAATGAACATTAAGGAAGCACTGCTGGAAGAACACTCGAAAGAGCAAATGCTACTAATAGCCAAGTACATTGGCGAAAACGAAGAACGTTTGGCTGAACTAATGGAGGTATTCTTAAAAGGTGAACCAAAAGTACAGCAGCGGTCAGCCTGGGCGCTTTATACTACCTTCGAGAAATATAACCTCAAAAAACTGATCTTGCCCTATTTGGCAGAAATGATCAACCTGCTGGACAAA
It encodes:
- a CDS encoding prolyl oligopeptidase family serine peptidase gives rise to the protein MKNLSPMRYYSLVLALFLFATLSCQSQTEEMQESEWKGFKRLDFSLDKRDVRLIIPPKPLNEKPWVWRARFPDYHSELDSLLVSEGFHIAYINTDNQFGSPKAGEVWNTFYEYMTTTYQLQKKVVLSCHSRGGLFVYNWAKKNPEKIACIYADAPVCDFKSWPAGFGNSKGSRNDWRTLKAEYGFGSDEETKAFADNPIDNLEALAAAKVPILHTVGLQDKVVPPEENSFLLVNKYIRLGGSAMVSPCTEGEQKSEGHHYPIENPRLIADFIKYHAIKYTHAP
- a CDS encoding family 16 glycosylhydrolase encodes the protein MKMYPTSQLKKALLTVVLISLSTLLHADPPEPPVGFRWVLQAAFSDEFNGTKLDQNKWFDHYPGWEGRAPARFEPKALSMKNGNLEIKSGVLDKPKGKYTMYGGGIVSKSSEAHFGYYECRAKASKIAMSTTFWMSNDKVLFTEKGDCANDKYSQELDIQECIGGGTVHQKFRNGMNSNTHYRYIKCGEKKETFFSKGAGTFLNSEVSDEYHTYGAWWKSPEEVEFYADNEFFEMVKVTKEISDKPFDRPMHVNMVTETYNWQPAPSNEDLENDEINTAYYDWVRGYKLVPINEKFDHPISDVAIYKDFITVSDISENIFDTKTLELVYTYSNNENTKIVFKIIEGNKKMVTKQELTVDAYHGFGKATLSLPLSFTPEEGKHYKVEAQLLGKGGKVLDEVRYDVSR
- a CDS encoding glycoside hydrolase family 2 TIM barrel-domain containing protein, yielding MDLKRLFFISFACLALTCCKTEQDNTPRITEDFNFDWKFHLGDVESSQSADFPDNEWTDVRLPHDWSIEVGYQQENTAASTGFVPGGIGWYRKKFKLFPSDEGKIVSVMFDGVYNNSSVWINGHLLGTRPYGYSTFSYDLTDHLVFDGTDNVIAVKVDRTTYVDSRWYSGSGIYRKVQLIKTAPLHVAQWGVQITTPSVSEQLAEVNIKTKLQNDGAEDLEEIVLNYTISGPNGMVVAQAQQAVASSDLKDNNTKVQIAKPKLWSIDTPSLYTLHVKVLQKGNLVDETSERFGIRTFNFDADKGFSLNGEWMKIKGVNLHHDAGAVGAAVPKGIWVYRIEKLKSIGVNAVRLSHNPHAVELMEVCDEMGMLVMAEAFDEWSNPKGKSLVYVGDNAAPKEAARAYPEVFNKWAEKDLKDLILRDFNHPSVIMWSIGNEIEWTFPYYAKTYTDVNGKREYYAYSPNYDSLTIKTAFDKNTGGVDSLALTSKRLADWVKEMDTSRPVTAGSVHPSIALASGYAQTLDVLGFNYRAIEYDAAHEAYPDLKILGSENWGAYSEWKNCLERDFVAGIFAWTGFAYLGEAGPWPRKGLEISFFDYAGFKTPRGHFFECLWIDTPKVYTVTTPTEESEYSYTKDDDWKFDINYYKPPYWAQLRHWEWYKVYPKWKYTDNEPIVVQTYTNCEEAELFLNGSSLGKQKRSDFGEDNIIKWLVPYSAGELKVVGYNGGEKATEYSLNTNGKVAKIILNTSKSTLNADGYEVAVVTAELLDENGILVTDADQEIAFDITGEINNIGVDNGWERYVGSHKSTTIKTHQGKAIVILQATKKQGTVSISATSEGASSEALSILVK